From the genome of Phycodurus eques isolate BA_2022a chromosome 22, UOR_Pequ_1.1, whole genome shotgun sequence, one region includes:
- the cpsf6 gene encoding cleavage and polyadenylation specificity factor subunit 6 isoform X2: MADGVDHIDIYADVEEEFSQEPDYPVHEQIDLYDDVISPSANNGDAPEDRDYLDALPAQGGSDGGKAAPPNVVYTYSGKRIALYIGNLTWWTTDEDLTEAIRSIGITDVLEIKFFENRANGQSKGFALVCVGSEGSSRKLMELLSKRELHGQNPIVAPCNKQSLSQFEMQSRKSTQSGQMSGEGKAGPPGGGRAGFPMGSRGSRGRFPGPPSGPGGDRFPGGVGPGGPPPHFAGSGMRPDLIRHQDGHLDMNFNPGSWRDRGGIQGPPRPPPGPPGPPGPPPGQGLPPPLGPPNRGDRPPPPVLFPGQFGQLPLGPLPPGPPPPGYGPPPGPPPPQQGPPPPGPFPPRPPGPIGPPLALAPPPHLGGPPPGGPPPAPHVNPAFFPPPGGNNMPPNDSRGPPGPNDPYGRPPPYERGDYGPGGRDMESSRTPLSEAEFEEIMNRNRAISSSAISRAVSDASAADYGSAIETLVTAISLIKQSKVSADDRCKVLISSLQDCLHGIESKSYGSTRRERSRERDHSRSREKSRRHKSRSRERHEDYYRERSRERDRHRERDRDRDREREREREYRHR, from the exons ATGGCGGACGGTGTAGATCACATCGACATCTACGCCGACGTAGAGGAGGAGTTCAGCCAG GAGCCCGACTACCCCGTCCATGAACAGATCGACCTGTACGACGACGTGATATCCCCATCAGCCAATAATGGTGACGCGCCAGAGGACCGCGACTACCTGGACGCACTGCCTGCACAGGGGGGCTCAGATGGAGGCAAGGCCGCCCCGCCCAATGTGGTGTACACCTACTCGGGGAAGCGAATCGCTCTGTACATTGGGAACCTCACGTGG TGGACAACAGATGAGGACCTCACAGAAGCAATCCGCTCAATAGGGATCACAGATGTGTTGGAAATCAAGTTCTTTGAAAACAGAGCCAATGGGCAATCCAAAGG GTTTGCCCTGGTATGTGTTGGCTCAGAGGGGTCATCCAGGAAGCTAATGGAGCTTTTGTCCAAGAGAGAGTTGCACGGTCAGAATCCCATTGTGGCGCCGTGCAACAAGCAGTCTCTCAGCCAGTTTGAGATGCAGTCCCGTAAAA GCACACAATCGGGACAGATGTCTGGCGAAGGTAAAGCCGGTCCTCCGGGCGGCGGCCGTGCCGGTTTTCCGATGGGCAGTCGAGGAAGTCGAGGCAGGTTCCCCGGGCCGCCCAGCGGCCCTGGAGGAGACCGCTTCCCAGGTGGTGTTGGGCCCGGTGGACCGCCGCCACACTTCGCTG GCTCGGGGATGAGACCTGATTTGATCAGGCACCAAGATGGCCACCTGGATATGAATTTCAATCCTGGGAGCTGGCGTGACAGAG gtGGGATCCAGGGCCCCCCACGTCCCCCTCCAGGTCCACCCGGCCCACCAGGACCACCCCCTGGCCAGGGCCTGCCCCCACCACTCGGTCCTCCAAATCGTGGTGACAGGCCACCTCCCCCCGTTCTCTTTCCCGGTCAGTTTGGCCAGCTACCTTTAGGGCCCCTGCCTCCCGGCCCCCCGCCCCCAGGTTACGGTCCACCTCCCGGACCGCCGCCGCCCCAGCAAGGCCCCCCGCCCCCAGGACCGTTCCCGCCACGTCCCCCGGGCCCGATCGGCCCCCCCTTGGCTCTGGCTCCACCGCCTCACTTGGGAGGTCCCCCGCCCGGCGGACCGCCGCCTGCTCCCCATGTCAATCCCGCCTTCTTCCCCCCGCCTGGTGGCAACAACATGCCGCCCAATGACAGCAGGGGCCCCCCTGGACCAAATGACCCATACGGACGCCCGCCACCTTATGAGAGAGGAGACTATGGTCCTGGAGGCCG GGACATGGAGTCATCACGGACCCCTCTGAGCGAGGCCGAGTTTGAGGAGATCATGAACAGGAACCGAGCCATCTCCTCCAGCGCCATCTCCAGAGCGGTTTCTGATGCCAGTGCAG CTGACTACGGCAGCGCCATCGAGACGTTGGTCACCGCCATCAGTCTGATTAAGCAGTCCAAAGTATCGGCGGATGACCGCTGCAAGGTCCTCATAAGCTCTCTTCAGGACTGTCTCCACGGAATAGAGTCCAAAAGTTACGGCTCCACCAG GCGAGAACGTTCCAGAGAGCGCGATCACAGCCGCTCGAGGGAAAAGAGCAGACGGCACAAGTCCCGCAGTCGCGAGCGCCACGAGGACTACTACCGCGAACGGAGCCGTGAGCGGGACCGCCACCGCGAGAGGGACCGTGACCGAGAccgggagagggagagggagcgGGAGTATCGGCACCGCTAA
- the cpsf6 gene encoding cleavage and polyadenylation specificity factor subunit 6 isoform X1, with protein sequence MADGVDHIDIYADVEEEFSQEPDYPVHEQIDLYDDVISPSANNGDAPEDRDYLDALPAQGGSDGGKAAPPNVVYTYSGKRIALYIGNLTWWTTDEDLTEAIRSIGITDVLEIKFFENRANGQSKGFALVCVGSEGSSRKLMELLSKRELHGQNPIVAPCNKQSLSQFEMQSRKSKHSTQSGQMSGEGKAGPPGGGRAGFPMGSRGSRGRFPGPPSGPGGDRFPGGVGPGGPPPHFAGSGMRPDLIRHQDGHLDMNFNPGSWRDRGGIQGPPRPPPGPPGPPGPPPGQGLPPPLGPPNRGDRPPPPVLFPGQFGQLPLGPLPPGPPPPGYGPPPGPPPPQQGPPPPGPFPPRPPGPIGPPLALAPPPHLGGPPPGGPPPAPHVNPAFFPPPGGNNMPPNDSRGPPGPNDPYGRPPPYERGDYGPGGRDMESSRTPLSEAEFEEIMNRNRAISSSAISRAVSDASAADYGSAIETLVTAISLIKQSKVSADDRCKVLISSLQDCLHGIESKSYGSTRRERSRERDHSRSREKSRRHKSRSRERHEDYYRERSRERDRHRERDRDRDREREREREYRHR encoded by the exons ATGGCGGACGGTGTAGATCACATCGACATCTACGCCGACGTAGAGGAGGAGTTCAGCCAG GAGCCCGACTACCCCGTCCATGAACAGATCGACCTGTACGACGACGTGATATCCCCATCAGCCAATAATGGTGACGCGCCAGAGGACCGCGACTACCTGGACGCACTGCCTGCACAGGGGGGCTCAGATGGAGGCAAGGCCGCCCCGCCCAATGTGGTGTACACCTACTCGGGGAAGCGAATCGCTCTGTACATTGGGAACCTCACGTGG TGGACAACAGATGAGGACCTCACAGAAGCAATCCGCTCAATAGGGATCACAGATGTGTTGGAAATCAAGTTCTTTGAAAACAGAGCCAATGGGCAATCCAAAGG GTTTGCCCTGGTATGTGTTGGCTCAGAGGGGTCATCCAGGAAGCTAATGGAGCTTTTGTCCAAGAGAGAGTTGCACGGTCAGAATCCCATTGTGGCGCCGTGCAACAAGCAGTCTCTCAGCCAGTTTGAGATGCAGTCCCGTAAAAGTAAGCACA GCACACAATCGGGACAGATGTCTGGCGAAGGTAAAGCCGGTCCTCCGGGCGGCGGCCGTGCCGGTTTTCCGATGGGCAGTCGAGGAAGTCGAGGCAGGTTCCCCGGGCCGCCCAGCGGCCCTGGAGGAGACCGCTTCCCAGGTGGTGTTGGGCCCGGTGGACCGCCGCCACACTTCGCTG GCTCGGGGATGAGACCTGATTTGATCAGGCACCAAGATGGCCACCTGGATATGAATTTCAATCCTGGGAGCTGGCGTGACAGAG gtGGGATCCAGGGCCCCCCACGTCCCCCTCCAGGTCCACCCGGCCCACCAGGACCACCCCCTGGCCAGGGCCTGCCCCCACCACTCGGTCCTCCAAATCGTGGTGACAGGCCACCTCCCCCCGTTCTCTTTCCCGGTCAGTTTGGCCAGCTACCTTTAGGGCCCCTGCCTCCCGGCCCCCCGCCCCCAGGTTACGGTCCACCTCCCGGACCGCCGCCGCCCCAGCAAGGCCCCCCGCCCCCAGGACCGTTCCCGCCACGTCCCCCGGGCCCGATCGGCCCCCCCTTGGCTCTGGCTCCACCGCCTCACTTGGGAGGTCCCCCGCCCGGCGGACCGCCGCCTGCTCCCCATGTCAATCCCGCCTTCTTCCCCCCGCCTGGTGGCAACAACATGCCGCCCAATGACAGCAGGGGCCCCCCTGGACCAAATGACCCATACGGACGCCCGCCACCTTATGAGAGAGGAGACTATGGTCCTGGAGGCCG GGACATGGAGTCATCACGGACCCCTCTGAGCGAGGCCGAGTTTGAGGAGATCATGAACAGGAACCGAGCCATCTCCTCCAGCGCCATCTCCAGAGCGGTTTCTGATGCCAGTGCAG CTGACTACGGCAGCGCCATCGAGACGTTGGTCACCGCCATCAGTCTGATTAAGCAGTCCAAAGTATCGGCGGATGACCGCTGCAAGGTCCTCATAAGCTCTCTTCAGGACTGTCTCCACGGAATAGAGTCCAAAAGTTACGGCTCCACCAG GCGAGAACGTTCCAGAGAGCGCGATCACAGCCGCTCGAGGGAAAAGAGCAGACGGCACAAGTCCCGCAGTCGCGAGCGCCACGAGGACTACTACCGCGAACGGAGCCGTGAGCGGGACCGCCACCGCGAGAGGGACCGTGACCGAGAccgggagagggagagggagcgGGAGTATCGGCACCGCTAA